Part of the Ignavibacteriales bacterium genome is shown below.
AAAATTCTGAATAAGAAACATCATTCTATCTGTTGCTCCGAACATGATTGAATACTTTCTGCAGCGTCATCAGAAATTTGTGAACGCATTGTTGAGAGAGATAATCTAAATTAAGTTTTAGTGCAAAGAGTGGATTTCTAATTTCGTGAACAAGACTTCATGAAAGTTTACCAAGCAATTTGAAGTTTATTATTGAGTATGTCGTATTCTACTCATCTCATCCGCAAAATGAAACTGATAAACTGAAAATTATTTGTTAGTAATACAAAACATTATATCCCAATAAAAGAAGTATTACGAGAGGAAAATAGCAGATCGGTAGTAGCCCTTACTTACCGGATCTCCTTTAAAAATAGTCTGCAACTGCTTGCTAAGCACTTCATCAGAGTTATAAAAACCGCTGTCTATCTTCTTCTGTGGATTTCCGCTAAGTTTTTTGTTTCACTTGTACTTTGCATTGCTATTGCTTGTTTAGAAATTTCAATTTTATCTTTTTAGATACATCAGGATTTTTTACCGATGGCTTTCCAACTTTTGTCTAACAATGATAAATGATGATAATACTTTTCTGATTTACGCAACCTTACCTATTGTAGATCGTTATTTTTTCTGGTTCTGATTAAGTTCTATCTTTCTGAACCACTTTGAGCTTATTAGCCCATCTTTGTTTACATTATCGTACTCTACTACAAATATATTTAGCCATTTGTACAATTTTTTTGATGGCCTGAAATTATTACCGATTTTTGACCGTTTTACAACTTTTATTCTTAGTTGCAGCTTTCATTTTTTTGTTTCGCTGATGCAAATTTTCATCAAAATTTTCTTCCAGTTAAAGTGCTAAGATCCTCAAAAAACTTCGCTTAAGTTTTCAACTTCCTCTATTTGATTGTATTGATTAATTACTGCTCCATCTTTTAGGAAAAGATCAGATCCAAATGAACCTGTTGAGGACAATAGCGAGCTAAGTTGAATTTGCAATTGGATATATCTATTTCTAAGCACTTCGGCATCTTTATCAATCTTTGTTCTGATTTTAGTTATCGAATCCCAAGGGTTCCAACGTTAGTATCAATTGTGTTTTTTCTATTTGTAAGATACCCTTTGTAACCTGTGTAGTGATAATTTATTATAAAGATTTTACCTATTCCGAATCTGAAATAAAGTTTGTTCAACTTCTTCCATATTATTTTCTGAATGCATTGTTCAATTGATCTGAATCAGTAATCGACAGACCAGTGGTGCTGTTAAATGTAATACCCATTTCTGTAAGTGAATTAATTGTTCCAGAACCCAATCCGCCGATAGGTGAATATGCGGTTGAACATAGAAACTTAGCAATGAGCTGCCCGAGGCATCACCAATGCTCCTCTAATTCCGTCGCTTTGAAGTAGTGTTTGTTTTTATATAATTGCAAACATCATTAAAAGAAGTTATAAACTCATCAATTTTGTCTTTACAGAACTTACATCATTTGCAGTATCAACGGTTACTTCATTTTCATCGATAGCCATTACAGATTTTAAATTAAGAGTTACTCCTGCAACAACATCAGTAATACTATTTGAGTTTCGTTCAATGTTTGACCCGTTAAAAGTTAGTTTAGAATTTGTAAAGATAAATTGTGAACATATCCGCTGCATCCTATCCGTTTTCATTTTTGTACGAATGCGGCTCCTATTGGCCTTCCAAGATTGAAAACCAAATTCACCAAGGATGCCACCAGATAAATCTGAAAGATCTTCCAATCTTAAAATCGGCTCCGGAGTTTTTTGCAGTTAATGAAATCAGTACGCTAAACCGTTTGAGGGAGAAAAAGAATTGCCGAAACAATTCTGGAAGCGCCTTTTTCTTTATCAAGCAGGAATTCCAAGTCCAGAAAGCGGTAGTGCCTGTATCACCACATTAGAAACATATTTGTTGGAATCAGTTACAGTTAATTTTAATTAACTTTTGAA
Proteins encoded:
- the fliD gene encoding flagellar filament capping protein FliD — encoded protein: MEDLSDLSGGILGEFGFQSWKANRSRIRTKMKTDRMQRICSQFIFTNSKLTFNGSNIERNSNSITDVVAGVTLNLKSVMAIDENEVTVDTANDVSSVKTKLMSL